In the Nitrospinota bacterium genome, one interval contains:
- a CDS encoding B12-binding domain-containing radical SAM protein, with translation MKCALVIPPWQPGDIFPEKTASSQINYWQPLGTLYVGAVLKNAGHDVVFLNGAFLSNEEILEKLHQFKPGFAGIYSTAFGWKGAVRLASDIRKRTSNVFITAGGPYPSAAKGGALNGAEDIDAVVTGEGEVTVPELVKRLEKGESLAGLEGVIYRESGEIVSNNERKLIDDLDSIPFPARELLGDFEKYLPAPATYRRKPVAVMMTSRGCDRKCIFCFQFDRERKSGIRYRSVENVMEEIESCLRAGYREIKFIDDTFTSDYDRAMRIASEIKRRKLDFTWFASAIVNQVDKPLLKAFKEAGCWAILFGAESGVQANLNTLRKGTTVEQVRKGVREAKEAGLKVFTPFLIGIPGETRENLQKTIDFTLEIDPDVVNFHYLTPFPGTELHDNIAKYGSMSDDLTEYTYQGGAFVPHSMSRGEMAEMRNLAFRKFYTRPRFLFRRTLGLRSADDLKAAFSGLKSLFWILKEKALFRRKKEKLSGSW, from the coding sequence ATGAAATGTGCCCTGGTAATACCCCCCTGGCAACCCGGCGATATTTTCCCGGAGAAAACCGCATCATCCCAGATTAACTACTGGCAGCCACTCGGGACCCTGTATGTAGGGGCCGTTCTGAAAAACGCGGGGCATGATGTGGTCTTCCTGAATGGGGCGTTCCTCTCGAATGAAGAGATTCTCGAAAAACTGCATCAATTCAAACCCGGTTTCGCCGGAATATATTCCACAGCCTTTGGGTGGAAAGGGGCGGTGCGCCTCGCTTCCGATATCAGGAAAAGAACCAGCAACGTCTTTATCACTGCCGGAGGGCCTTACCCGTCCGCGGCAAAAGGGGGAGCGTTAAATGGTGCGGAGGATATCGACGCCGTTGTGACAGGTGAAGGGGAAGTGACAGTTCCGGAACTGGTGAAGAGGCTTGAAAAGGGGGAGAGCCTCGCAGGATTGGAAGGGGTTATTTACAGGGAGAGTGGGGAGATAGTCAGCAACAACGAACGGAAACTGATAGACGACCTGGATTCCATCCCTTTTCCGGCCCGGGAACTGCTTGGCGATTTCGAAAAATATCTCCCGGCCCCCGCGACATACAGAAGGAAGCCGGTAGCGGTGATGATGACGTCAAGAGGGTGCGACAGAAAGTGCATTTTCTGTTTCCAGTTCGACAGGGAGAGGAAGAGCGGCATCAGGTACAGGAGCGTTGAGAATGTCATGGAGGAGATTGAGTCGTGTCTCAGGGCGGGGTACAGGGAGATAAAGTTCATCGACGATACCTTCACATCAGATTACGACAGGGCTATGCGGATAGCATCGGAGATAAAGCGAAGGAAGCTTGATTTCACTTGGTTTGCCTCGGCAATAGTCAACCAGGTGGATAAACCGCTTCTCAAGGCTTTCAAGGAAGCGGGGTGCTGGGCAATACTCTTTGGGGCTGAAAGCGGGGTTCAGGCGAATCTGAATACTCTCAGGAAAGGGACCACCGTAGAACAGGTCAGAAAAGGGGTCAGGGAAGCAAAAGAGGCCGGTTTAAAGGTATTTACCCCGTTTTTAATAGGAATTCCCGGGGAAACAAGGGAAAACCTCCAGAAAACGATAGATTTCACTCTCGAAATAGACCCTGATGTGGTCAATTTCCACTACCTCACACCATTTCCGGGGACGGAACTGCACGACAACATCGCGAAATACGGCTCCATGTCGGACGACCTTACGGAGTACACCTATCAGGGGGGGGCGTTTGTCCCGCACTCCATGAGCAGGGGGGAGATGGCCGAGATGCGAAACCTTGCTTTCAGGAAGTTCTATACAAGGCCGAGGTTCCTATTTCGCAGGACGCTTGGACTCCGTTCAGCCGACGATCTGAAAGCGGCCTTTAGTGGACTGAAAAGTCTCTTTTGGATACTGAAGGAGAAAGCCCTGTTCAGGCGGAAAAAGGAAAAGCTTTCAGGAAGCTGGTAG
- a CDS encoding HD domain-containing protein, giving the protein MLTNTIRIFREFFPPECCKNVFITGGAIRDDMLGEDREDVDIITFLSKDQITQLGFRKILGKSTDPIYVQKIPAIGVVEATIPAEGVTLNEELQRRDFTVNAIAINLSGEFIDPLEGLIDLKNRSLKACTKNTFINDPARIFRMFRFEANGWTATEETKYLVDSINWKIALNDIPVERFTREMLKAMEGMNPSLFFKRMVETGIGGCYFPEIFQMQKVPAGPEKYHPEGDLFSHSCEVLDRAVSLTNNAIARLAAFLHDIGKLGTDPGNYPHHFGHDEAGFQIAGETCDRLRLSSLIRKSVKCTCRLHQSLNEWSKMRTSSKLKKVMHALKAGIEGWLPDVIEADHGTLDIKEWETAVKVCKKTTKMLGINPKRFESIKPNDINSILMQYRIECFEKCMKVCKSL; this is encoded by the coding sequence ATGCTGACAAATACAATTAGAATTTTTCGAGAATTTTTCCCACCAGAGTGCTGTAAAAATGTCTTTATAACTGGTGGAGCAATTCGGGACGATATGCTTGGCGAGGATCGTGAAGATGTAGATATCATCACTTTTTTATCCAAAGACCAAATTACCCAGCTAGGCTTCAGGAAGATTCTAGGAAAATCCACTGATCCGATTTACGTACAAAAAATACCAGCAATAGGGGTCGTTGAAGCAACTATTCCCGCAGAAGGCGTAACGTTAAACGAAGAATTGCAACGAAGGGATTTTACCGTAAATGCAATAGCAATCAATCTATCCGGAGAATTTATAGATCCATTGGAAGGGTTAATCGATTTAAAGAACCGTTCTTTAAAAGCATGTACCAAAAATACGTTCATAAATGATCCGGCCAGAATTTTCCGGATGTTTCGATTTGAGGCAAATGGCTGGACGGCAACTGAAGAGACCAAATATCTAGTGGACTCAATAAACTGGAAAATTGCGCTAAATGACATCCCTGTAGAGCGCTTTACCAGGGAAATGCTAAAAGCCATGGAAGGGATGAATCCCAGCCTGTTTTTCAAACGAATGGTGGAGACAGGGATTGGAGGGTGTTACTTCCCGGAAATATTTCAAATGCAAAAGGTTCCAGCAGGTCCGGAAAAATACCACCCGGAAGGAGACCTGTTTTCACACTCTTGCGAAGTATTAGATAGGGCAGTCAGCCTTACAAACAATGCAATAGCCAGGCTGGCGGCATTTCTCCATGATATCGGCAAACTGGGTACAGATCCTGGCAATTATCCTCACCATTTTGGTCACGACGAGGCTGGTTTCCAAATTGCCGGTGAAACGTGCGATCGACTTCGTCTCTCATCGTTAATCAGGAAATCAGTCAAATGTACTTGCCGTTTACACCAGTCACTAAATGAGTGGTCGAAGATGAGAACTTCCAGCAAATTGAAAAAGGTCATGCATGCCTTAAAAGCCGGAATTGAGGGTTGGTTGCCGGATGTTATTGAAGCAGATCATGGAACACTTGATATTAAAGAATGGGAGACTGCCGTCAAAGTATGTAAAAAGACCACCAAGATGCTAGGCATTAATCCCAAAAGATTTGAAAGCATAAAACCAAACGACATTAATTCGATATTGATGCAATATCGGATAGAATGTTTTGAGAAATGTATGAAAGTTTGCAAATCTTTATGA
- a CDS encoding rhodanese-like domain-containing protein gives MGRNYFGSFHVHPAHFAKFPRFHTPLRRQAHQPVARSKHTDRLLLRMKKGLRAILSRPIPLWTRARRLPLLFPLLFFVLALLPETSYALSLGSSENVKSAAREGALLLDVRGYGEFSKGHIPGAVNAPFFELMDSTQHLYPPDEIAAILGDYGVGRDMTVIVHGERGSMFASYMGWVLEYLGSKNVLVYTGGIEDWQEIGGILSTDTIEAEPADFEPELRENMRVDAEFLKQNAGSGKIAVVDSRSDREFLGQDIRALRGGHIPGAINIDWMLTINPQTGDLAPVKRLNQLFASVPKDKPVVVYCQTGARASMALLAMKAAGFSDVRLYPESWKDWGSNLSLPVEGQTFFDFFGAQMKMNDITAENNRLKAEQKAISDASNVNTLFLLFGAITVYAGFIVLLGRKDHSMTTATWILIAVLTLFSGYLFGYVVSTKTGIQSLSEEIGQAETGGYGK, from the coding sequence GTGGGAAGGAATTATTTTGGGTCGTTTCATGTCCACCCCGCGCATTTTGCCAAATTCCCCAGGTTTCATACGCCTCTCCGCAGACAGGCGCATCAGCCGGTCGCGAGGTCAAAACATACAGACAGGCTCTTACTCCGCATGAAGAAGGGGCTTCGCGCGATACTCTCACGTCCCATACCTCTTTGGACCAGAGCGAGGAGATTGCCGCTACTCTTCCCGCTCCTGTTTTTCGTTTTGGCTCTCCTGCCGGAGACTTCATACGCCCTCTCTCTTGGCAGTAGCGAAAATGTAAAATCGGCAGCCAGAGAGGGTGCGCTTCTTCTGGATGTTCGCGGATATGGGGAGTTCTCCAAGGGACATATTCCGGGCGCAGTAAACGCACCGTTCTTCGAACTTATGGACAGCACCCAGCACCTCTACCCCCCTGATGAAATAGCCGCCATCCTCGGCGATTACGGGGTAGGCCGTGATATGACCGTAATTGTTCACGGAGAGAGAGGCTCAATGTTCGCCTCATACATGGGGTGGGTGCTCGAATACCTCGGATCAAAAAACGTACTTGTCTATACCGGGGGGATCGAAGATTGGCAGGAAATCGGCGGCATACTCTCCACCGATACGATAGAGGCCGAGCCGGCCGACTTCGAGCCTGAACTTCGCGAGAATATGAGGGTCGACGCGGAATTCCTGAAACAGAACGCTGGGAGCGGAAAAATTGCGGTTGTCGACTCGCGGTCGGACCGTGAATTCCTTGGACAGGACATACGGGCTCTGAGAGGGGGGCATATCCCCGGAGCAATAAACATTGACTGGATGTTGACGATAAATCCCCAGACAGGCGACTTGGCCCCCGTAAAGAGATTGAATCAGCTCTTTGCTTCAGTTCCAAAGGATAAACCTGTCGTTGTCTACTGCCAGACAGGCGCAAGGGCAAGCATGGCCCTCCTTGCGATGAAAGCCGCCGGCTTCAGCGATGTCCGCCTCTATCCGGAATCGTGGAAGGACTGGGGAAGCAACCTCAGCCTGCCGGTGGAAGGCCAGACATTTTTTGACTTCTTTGGCGCGCAGATGAAGATGAACGACATCACAGCGGAAAACAACAGGCTTAAAGCCGAACAGAAGGCAATCAGCGACGCATCCAATGTGAACACCCTCTTCCTTCTCTTCGGAGCCATCACGGTCTATGCCGGATTTATCGTCCTTCTTGGAAGGAAGGATCACAGCATGACCACCGCGACATGGATATTGATCGCGGTACTTACCCTCTTCTCAGGCTATTTATTCGGTTACGTCGTATCTACCAAAACTGGAATACAGTCTCTAAGCGAGGAGATTGGACAGGCCGAAACCGGCGGCTACGGTAAATGA
- a CDS encoding cation transporter, with the protein MKHLCRTYSILLIFSLSIPLFTLSVNAEEKKISTIPLTVKGMICGQCERPVKRAIKNLDGVSGVKVKIDRAKREGDVTVTYDPEKVTPEQVIDAVNKSGYQAELNSPSR; encoded by the coding sequence ATGAAGCATTTATGCAGAACCTATTCGATACTCCTTATATTCTCGCTATCCATTCCCCTTTTCACGCTATCCGTCAACGCAGAGGAGAAAAAAATATCGACCATTCCCCTTACGGTAAAAGGGATGATCTGCGGACAGTGCGAACGTCCCGTCAAACGGGCAATAAAGAATCTCGACGGCGTAAGCGGAGTGAAAGTAAAGATTGACCGCGCCAAGAGGGAAGGGGACGTAACGGTCACCTACGATCCGGAAAAGGTCACCCCCGAACAGGTCATCGATGCTGTAAACAAATCCGGCTATCAGGCGGAACTGAATAGCCCTTCCCGGTAA
- the extI gene encoding selenite/tellurite reduction operon porin ExtI, with protein MTSLFRNRYCSRIIAGFSLLFLLATPGTAFPQEEQIPKIFYYFQFWLQSRDTGSGPDKTEATNDMHFRRNRLGFTGEVSDVISYYVQAQYEHTPDRRIRSNGVYPAGGNEGMKLLDSALSFYLTDAFQLQAGMFKPPFSRSNNEGCSSALTLERSAYIYEPYRLSRDNGFAVWGNLLDAKLSYRLGLLEGRDGDYGSNLEPHSNFRYQGRLHLSLLDPEADYGYLATYLGGRKVLTIGAGVSYEPSAVFGNLGGVEPSDEKDYTATTVDLFFEYPMLPGTFTFTSAMFDFSWDGAYKGKEPDTTSYGLSGERNGYYVDAAFMPRTKIGSGEIQVFVKYEDWKFARIGTVGNQGLNQTEGGINYFIGVMKFTLDYSMTAYKKKELKTDPTYPAYQDFNTTTFQVQMIF; from the coding sequence ATGACAAGCTTGTTTCGCAACAGATACTGTTCAAGAATTATTGCCGGATTTTCCCTGCTTTTCCTTTTGGCAACCCCGGGAACGGCGTTCCCCCAGGAGGAGCAGATACCGAAGATCTTCTACTATTTCCAGTTCTGGCTACAGTCGCGCGATACCGGCTCCGGCCCGGACAAGACAGAAGCTACGAACGACATGCATTTCCGACGCAACAGGCTCGGCTTTACAGGCGAAGTTAGCGATGTCATCTCATACTACGTCCAGGCCCAATACGAACATACCCCCGACAGACGGATACGCTCCAACGGCGTTTACCCCGCCGGCGGTAACGAGGGGATGAAACTACTCGATTCGGCCCTCAGTTTCTATCTGACAGACGCTTTCCAGCTCCAGGCAGGGATGTTCAAACCCCCTTTCAGCCGCTCGAACAATGAAGGTTGCAGTTCTGCCCTTACCCTGGAGAGATCTGCTTACATATACGAACCGTACCGCCTCAGCAGGGACAACGGTTTCGCGGTATGGGGGAACCTTCTCGACGCGAAATTGAGCTACCGGCTTGGCCTCCTTGAAGGGAGAGATGGCGATTACGGCTCCAACCTGGAACCGCATTCCAATTTCCGCTATCAGGGGAGGCTTCATCTCTCGCTGCTCGACCCGGAAGCAGACTACGGGTATCTTGCCACCTACCTTGGAGGAAGGAAAGTGCTTACAATCGGAGCGGGGGTCTCGTACGAGCCTTCCGCAGTGTTCGGCAACCTTGGCGGTGTCGAACCTAGCGATGAAAAAGACTACACCGCAACAACCGTTGACCTCTTTTTCGAATATCCGATGCTGCCGGGAACGTTTACCTTCACCAGCGCAATGTTCGATTTCTCGTGGGACGGCGCATACAAGGGGAAGGAGCCCGATACGACCTCGTACGGCCTTTCCGGCGAACGAAACGGATACTATGTGGACGCCGCCTTCATGCCGAGAACAAAGATCGGTTCCGGAGAGATACAGGTTTTCGTCAAGTATGAGGATTGGAAATTCGCGAGGATCGGCACGGTTGGAAATCAGGGGCTGAACCAGACCGAGGGGGGGATCAATTACTTCATCGGCGTCATGAAATTCACCCTCGACTACTCCATGACCGCCTACAAAAAGAAGGAACTGAAAACCGATCCGACATATCCGGCATATCAGGATTTCAATACGACTACTTTCCAGGTTCAAATGATCTTCTAG
- a CDS encoding sulfurtransferase TusA family protein, whose protein sequence is MAMTFEKKGDGLYELNVQGFVCPHPQLYTKKSLEKVNPGDVINVIFDNPSSGESIASMCESQGNEIIEKKEEGGKLIWSIKKSED, encoded by the coding sequence ATGGCGATGACGTTTGAAAAGAAAGGCGATGGGTTGTACGAACTCAATGTTCAGGGATTCGTATGCCCGCATCCGCAGTTATACACAAAAAAATCGCTGGAAAAGGTGAATCCCGGCGATGTCATAAATGTGATATTCGATAATCCCTCCTCAGGAGAATCGATCGCTTCAATGTGTGAATCACAGGGGAACGAAATTATCGAGAAAAAGGAAGAGGGCGGGAAACTGATTTGGTCAATAAAGAAATCAGAGGATTGA
- a CDS encoding rhodanese-like domain-containing protein — translation MSVALVLGGLMALSGCAKDEDTTDTTSKWDSAANIVQTSDADYDNNTNGIITAATLKTWIDDWATNKPTGITGNLVIMSVSDGGTGREFLASGTGIKSYKVTTSGLVETRSNGVTETPSMVLSGAKMDLFLKLYGIDPSADMIVWVMGSATNGGPAMQAGRGWYLFRYWGVEKEHLALLNGALAVHTTDLPDSYFTATADTAPDTGTFSVKSLSADNTALQASLGEMFDVAQGKNLPSGGAFLWDARSAAEYNGDAAKTTGTTATQGCGTGTNPPCIYVAFEGTIKGAVNLEYTNLLDATAGYAYKSKADISTLVTTLGYTSGETVYTWCRTSYRAMVTMIASNVILGNPAKVYDGAWIEWGQLSTNPDKAGNPVMPSTSPWLTDVAALSDNITKNTSANVEPLAVITNAAAASADAIIVADKAYKN, via the coding sequence TTGTCAGTAGCGCTTGTGCTCGGGGGCCTTATGGCGCTTAGCGGATGCGCGAAGGACGAGGATACAACAGACACAACGTCAAAATGGGATTCTGCCGCAAATATTGTCCAGACATCCGATGCGGATTACGACAATAACACCAACGGTATTATCACAGCTGCTACCCTTAAAACATGGATCGATGACTGGGCCACGAACAAGCCGACAGGCATTACCGGCAATCTCGTTATTATGAGCGTGTCCGATGGCGGTACCGGAAGGGAATTTCTTGCGTCGGGAACCGGCATTAAGTCCTATAAAGTAACAACTTCAGGTCTGGTAGAGACACGATCAAACGGCGTGACCGAAACCCCTTCAATGGTACTTAGCGGCGCCAAAATGGACCTGTTTCTTAAATTGTACGGAATTGATCCTTCGGCAGACATGATCGTCTGGGTTATGGGATCCGCAACGAATGGTGGTCCAGCCATGCAGGCAGGCCGCGGCTGGTACCTCTTCCGATACTGGGGCGTAGAAAAGGAGCACCTTGCGCTACTCAATGGCGCGCTTGCTGTCCACACTACCGATCTTCCTGATTCATACTTCACGGCAACCGCGGATACGGCTCCTGATACTGGTACATTCTCGGTTAAATCTCTTTCAGCTGACAACACCGCTCTACAGGCAAGCCTTGGCGAAATGTTCGACGTTGCGCAGGGGAAGAACCTCCCTTCGGGTGGAGCATTCCTCTGGGATGCGAGGAGCGCAGCCGAGTATAACGGCGATGCGGCAAAAACAACAGGTACAACAGCAACTCAGGGATGCGGAACTGGAACCAACCCGCCGTGTATTTATGTAGCCTTCGAAGGGACCATCAAGGGTGCTGTGAACCTCGAATACACGAATCTCTTGGATGCTACAGCGGGTTATGCGTACAAGAGCAAAGCTGATATTTCGACTTTGGTCACCACATTGGGCTACACCTCCGGTGAAACTGTTTACACCTGGTGCAGGACTTCATACCGAGCGATGGTAACGATGATTGCGAGCAACGTCATACTTGGCAATCCGGCAAAGGTATACGATGGCGCGTGGATAGAGTGGGGTCAGCTTTCGACCAATCCAGATAAGGCCGGGAATCCTGTGATGCCATCCACATCCCCGTGGCTTACCGATGTTGCGGCTCTCTCCGACAACATTACCAAAAACACATCTGCTAACGTAGAGCCTCTTGCTGTCATTACTAACGCCGCCGCTGCAAGCGCGGACGCGATAATCGTGGCTGACAAGGCTTACAAGAACTAG
- a CDS encoding FAD-dependent oxidoreductase: MNIILGGGLAGLSAAHLLSKSSANITLFEEGETVGGLARTIEHNRFRFDLGGHRFITRNKRIMDFVSSILNDSYLTVPRKSSIYMFGKYFDYPLRPANAVFGLGLRTTLQILGDYIAATAMNGIAPKEIRSLEDWVVSRFGRKMFNLYFKGYSEKVWGIESSRISQEWVSQRIKGLSMWSALKNAFFKFSGGDIDTLADSFIYPETGIGEISDNLMRSLGNGNAVFSGARVEKVFHENFTVKYVKVRTASDTIEAEGGDFVSTIPLTELLGMLDPAPPEDILVSAKRLKFRDLIVAAVMLEKPAVSDLTWLYLPEKDVKIGRIHEPNNWSRAMSPAGFTSIVAEYFCNRDEPLWKERDETIAENTADLLEKLNFISKREVAGSKVVRVPYAYPILDVGYRESYDRVMRYLGCFSNLHLAGRGGTFRYLNMDSAIESGLIAAETILDRGPRVKEESLLPV; the protein is encoded by the coding sequence ATGAATATAATTCTTGGCGGGGGTCTTGCCGGGCTTTCCGCCGCCCACCTCCTTTCGAAATCATCAGCCAATATTACCCTGTTCGAAGAGGGTGAAACCGTTGGCGGCCTCGCGAGAACCATTGAGCATAACCGGTTCAGATTCGACCTCGGCGGACACAGGTTTATAACACGAAACAAGAGGATCATGGATTTCGTATCGTCGATCCTGAATGACAGCTATCTGACGGTCCCGAGGAAAAGCAGTATATACATGTTCGGGAAATATTTCGACTACCCCCTTAGGCCGGCAAATGCGGTGTTCGGTCTCGGTTTGCGTACAACATTACAAATTCTCGGTGACTACATCGCCGCCACGGCAATGAACGGTATCGCGCCAAAAGAGATAAGATCGCTTGAAGATTGGGTTGTAAGCAGATTCGGGCGGAAGATGTTCAACCTCTATTTCAAGGGATACAGCGAAAAGGTTTGGGGGATAGAGAGTAGCAGGATAAGCCAGGAGTGGGTATCGCAGAGGATAAAAGGGCTTTCCATGTGGTCGGCCCTCAAGAACGCATTCTTCAAGTTTTCAGGGGGCGACATAGATACTCTTGCCGACTCTTTCATCTATCCTGAAACGGGGATCGGGGAGATATCGGATAATCTCATGCGGTCGCTTGGAAACGGTAACGCCGTATTTTCAGGCGCGAGGGTGGAGAAGGTGTTCCACGAAAATTTCACCGTAAAGTACGTTAAAGTAAGAACCGCAAGCGATACGATTGAAGCGGAAGGGGGGGATTTTGTTTCCACAATCCCGCTTACCGAGCTTTTAGGGATGCTGGATCCCGCTCCGCCGGAGGATATTCTTGTTTCCGCGAAGAGGCTTAAATTCAGGGATCTTATAGTTGCGGCGGTGATGCTGGAGAAGCCCGCTGTCAGCGACCTCACATGGCTCTATCTTCCTGAGAAGGACGTGAAGATAGGAAGGATCCACGAACCTAACAACTGGAGCCGCGCGATGTCCCCTGCCGGATTCACCAGCATAGTTGCAGAGTATTTCTGCAACAGGGATGAACCTCTCTGGAAGGAAAGGGATGAAACGATCGCGGAGAATACAGCCGACCTGCTTGAGAAACTCAATTTCATTTCGAAGAGGGAAGTTGCAGGAAGCAAGGTTGTAAGAGTGCCTTACGCCTATCCTATTTTGGATGTCGGGTACAGGGAGAGCTATGATAGGGTCATGCGATACCTCGGCTGTTTCTCAAATCTTCACCTCGCGGGGAGAGGGGGGACCTTCCGGTATCTAAATATGGATAGCGCAATAGAGTCGGGACTGATAGCGGCTGAAACAATATTGGATAGAGGGCCGCGCGTAAAGGAAGAATCCCTTTTGCCGGTATAG
- a CDS encoding DsrE family protein, producing MKLGIHLNTDKYRDAAVGLANAAVKRGDEVTFFIMDAGLHLLNDAAFSGLSKNEKISMSFCEHSAKSMNFDESNIPAEIKASSQLNNAIMFNESDKVIVL from the coding sequence ATGAAACTTGGAATTCATCTCAATACTGACAAATACCGCGATGCCGCCGTCGGCTTGGCAAATGCCGCTGTGAAACGTGGTGACGAGGTTACATTCTTCATCATGGATGCCGGGCTTCATCTTCTGAACGATGCAGCGTTTTCAGGACTCTCCAAAAATGAGAAAATCTCCATGAGCTTCTGCGAGCACAGCGCAAAATCCATGAATTTCGACGAGAGCAACATTCCGGCAGAGATAAAGGCTTCCAGCCAGCTGAACAACGCGATCATGTTCAACGAATCGGACAAGGTAATCGTCCTTTAG